AATTCAAATCTATCAAAATTTTGGGGAGAATTTAAATATTTTGAAAGATCAAAAAAGGATAAAGTTATATTTCTGACTTTTGAGTCAAAAATCTTTTCAAAGGGCAGTTCCTTTATTAAAAATTCTTTAGGCATAAAATTGCCCCCCAGATTAGTCTTCTATTATTGGAATTCTCTTTATCTCAGGATCAGTAAAGATATCGTATTCATCAGTATTTTTTGTGGAAAATTCTGATATCACCGCACCTTCATCTCCAGCTTGAAACCAATGGAGAGTATTGGGTGGAAGAGTATATTGTTCTCCTGGATTTAATTCAATTTCATGCCAAACAGTAAAATATTGTTTTTTATCCTCTGGAATTATAGCTTTAGGATTTTTTGTAGGCTCTCCTTCAACATAAAGATAGACTTTACCCCATCTACACCTAAATGTTTCTTCTTTTCCTTCCTCTTTTCCTATAGGTGGATGTCTATGTTCTGGACATATCTGTCTTGGAAAAAGCACTAATTCCTTTGCGCATACTCTATCTGTATTTACATACACTAACAATTCTAAGCCAATTTCATCAAGTCTTCCCAGTCCAAAGTCTGCTACTTCAATTTTATTCTTTTCTTCTTCGGTTAAAACTATATGAGCCTTTTCAAAGTACTCAAGAGCTTTTTTTCTCGCCCTTTCATATTCACTCCTCTTCATCCCCAAATCCTCCCTTTAACAACTTTTTGCGATATTTTTCTGCTTCCAAATTATTAATCTCTTCAATCTGTTCCCTTGTAAAGAATACCATATTTCCCAATAGTTTTGCAAAGATAATCGTTTTAATTCCCTCTTCTATAAGTAAGGTCCTATAATAGGCTTCTTTCAGATTGGATCCCACTGTAACTAATCCATGATTTTTAATAAGTACACCATTATGATTTTTTATTACTTTACCCACTGCAAAAGCAAAATCTTTTCCTCCAGGAACTACATATTCAATGACAGGAATCTCTGAACCAATAAGAGCAACCATATCAGGAGTAAAGGGTTTTAAAGATTCATTTTGGAAGGCGTAAGCGATGGAAAAAGGGGGATGGGTATGCACTACTGCTCCTATATCCTTTCTAACCTTATAACATTCCAAATGAAGCCAAATTTCTGATGTGGGTCTTTTACTTCCTTCTATAACTTCTCCTGTATTTAAATCTACTCCTATATAGTCTTCTTCCTCTGCATATTCGAAGGATACCCCGCTTGCTTTCATATAAACTAAATCCTGTAATCTTACACTGGTATTTCCTCCAGGACCTACCACTAATCCTTTTTCAGCAATTTTTCTTCCAATCTCAACTAACTCTCTTTTTGCCATATTTTTATCCATCAAACTCATAGTATATTCCTCCTTTAGGGATGTAACTTCTTAAATACTCTGCAGTTTCCTTTAACTCCCTTAATAAATCCCACTCTGTTTTGGTAGAGGAAGGAATCACTTCTACTACTAAAATAATCTTTTCAACTGGTTTCAAATAATAAGAAACAGAATTATTTTTGTAATTCTCATAGGAATATTTTATTGCGGCCAAAACCTCCTCGATCTTTACTTGTCCCTTTTGATTATAATCCTTTGTAAAGGGCCAATGACTACTACTCTCTTGAGTTGTTTGTTGAAGATGTATTATGGGCGAAAAGACTGCATATTTTTTAAGCCATTCAGTATATAAAAGGGATTCACCATTAAGTCCATAATGCATTCCTGCCTGATGTCCTACATCTATGGTTATATATACAGGTGCACCATTATTATCTTTATTTACTTGAATTAAAAATTCTTCTGCTTCTTCTAAGGTCCAAGGCTTTTCACTGGGAATATACATCTGTTCATTAGATATTCCCAAAAGTCCTTTCTCTTTAACAATTAGAGAAAGTTCTCGGAACTCTTTGTAAACATTTTTAACTCTCTTTTTTGTTTCTTCTTCGTCTTCCAAAACTTCAACAGGAATAGCATCCCAATGCCCACCAATATAGCTCGCTCCCATAATCCTTGCAAGATCTATTGCCCTTATTATCCATTCCTTCATTCTCTTTCTTACCCTCTCATCACTATGAGAAAGGCCATGAAATCTATGAGTTGCCATTCCGGTATAATAGTCCCATATAATTACATTATATTTTTCTGCGTACTTTCTTATTTTCTCTGCAGTTTCCCTTTGATACTCTTCATCTCCACTAAAAAAGGGATCTAATACATCACTACAAAAGGAGTGGTAGTCATATCCCAATTCCTTGGTTAATTTAATAAAATTTTCAGGATTTTCCCATCTTCTTGTTAAAAACGCACCATTTATTCCAATATCTAAAAATACTTTCTTTTTCTCCATTTTATCACCTCATCTCTACTCCACCAGTAACATTAACTGCATCCCCAGTGATATAGGATGCTTCATCGCTTGCTAAGAAAACTACCACGTTGGCTACATCATCATAGGTACATGCCCTTCCTAAAGGTATTTGCTTTAAATATCTCTCTCTTACCTCTTCTTTACTTATTCCCCATCTTTTTGCATACTGATCATATAAACTATCTCTCCATAATGGAGAATCCAAAAGGTCTCCAGGACAAACCGCAACAACTCTTACATTATAAGGGGCAAGATCCAAAGCAATACTTTGAGTTAGACCAATACCCCCAAATTTTGATGCGGAATAAGCACAATTTCTAAAACTTCCCTTTTTTCCAGATTTTGAATTTATTTGGATAATAACTCCTGATCTTTGTTTTACCATAACCTTTGCAGATTCTCGAGCACATAAAAAATATCCTGTTAGATTTACATCAATCACCTTTTTCCAGTCCTCCAAAGGAAATTCTGTTATATCATGGGCAATTAGTATTCCCGCATTAGCAATCATTATATCCAATCTTTTATACCTTTCCACAGTTTTTTCTACCATATCTTTCACATCTTCTTCTTTAGTTACATCACATTTCACTGCCATAGCTGGTCTTTCATATTCTTTTACAATTCTTTCTGCAACCTCTTGGGCTTTACCATATTTGATGTCAGCAACAGTAACAAAACAACCCTCTTTTGCTAATCTATAACAAAGAGCCTCTCCTAATCCTTGAGCACCACCAGTAACTATTGCTACTTTGTCCTTAAGTCTCATAACATTACCCCCTTAAATTTTTTATTTATTTCCTCATAATAAAAAATAACCCTTTTAGTAAAATCTTCTTCTAAAGAAAGGCCACAAATTTTCATCAAAACATATTCTATTCCACTCTCTTTAATTTTTTCCTGAAGAGTTTTTGCTTCTTTATCTTCAGGATAATCGTAAAAAAAGACACAGGTACATGTAAAAGCTATATTTTCAGGAAATATACCGTGAGAAAGACAAAATCTTGCTCCACCAATAATTCTATCTGAAGGACCTAATTTTCTTATGGGATCCCTTGCTACCCTTGTTATGGGATCCATAAGAAGGGGATTCTCAAATCTTTTTATAAGATCCTCAAGGTATTCTTTGTACTCCCTTTTATCAATATCTCTGTGTTTCAAAAAAAGAGCTTGAGAAACTTCTTTTATTACTCCATCAAATACTTCTCTAATCTCTTTATCCTTTATAGATTCATGAATAAATTTATATCCCTTTAAATATCCAAAATAGGCAAGAACTGAGTGACCTAAATTATGGATAAATAATTTTTTATCTATTTCCAGCTCAAAATTTTCAGAAGGTTTAAGTCCAAAAATTGGAGGTATATTCCCCTTGATAGCTTTAAGATCAAAGGGTAGTAGGTTATATTCTTCCGTTACTATTAATAAAGGATCTTCATATCCATGTCTTTCTCCTGAACCTGCAACCATTCGTGCAACGGAAGTTAAAACAAAACCCACCTTATTCTCTACAAAATTCTTCTCTTCTTGATTCAAATATTTAAATATTTCCTTTTTTAATATTTCTGGAGCGGATTTTGAGTTCTCACAAATAAAAATATTTAATGGGGATTGATTTTCATAAAATCTTTTTTTCAATCCTTGAGATATGAGGAGAGCAATATTAGAAAGATTCTTAACTCCAACAGCAGTAAAAATTACTTCTCCTTGAGATATATATTGAGCTATTTTACTTTCATCTTCAGGATTTATAACTAAAAAATTATCAATAATTAAATCTTTTATAGTTCCATCCCTTTGAAATAATTTTAAAGGATATTCTCCTCTATTATTCAAAGCATAAGCTAAATCTTTATTTTCCTCTACAAAAACAATCTTATATCCTGATCTTTTTAATAGATCTGCAATAAAGCCTCTTCCTATATTCCCTGCTCCAAATTGAACAGCTATTTTCATATTCTAATTTTTAAATGATCTTGACTAAGAAGATATTCCTCTGCTTCAGAGCACCACCATCCTCCATTTTTCTTAACAATTTCATAAAGATCTTTATATATGGAACAAAGCTCCTTTTCTCCCTCATAACTTAATCTTTCAAGATCATCAATATCTATTAGAGGAAAATTTAAATGAGTATATATAAGTTTTTTTCCACCAGGAATCTTAGGAAAATTTAAAAGCAAATCCCTTGCAGAATTTATCCCTCCCACATGGGTTATCATGGGAGAGGGATTTAATATTCCTTTTGATACCAAATCCAATGCATACCACATATCATCTGCATTTCCTCCTGAAGTTGCTACTATGTGATGCTTATCATAGTGAATCTTAAAGAAATTGATCTTAGCAGAAAAGTTATGATCCGTTGGTCCTGCAAAGAAATTCATACATCCATCCCTATCAAGAAGAAAATCTGCCTCTTCCACCAAATTGCTACTTGGATATAATACAAAAATATCATCATATTTTATTTTTTTATAAGATTCATCTTTTAAAGGATTTACAAATCTTAAATCAATTCCTTTTTCCCTTGCCAATTCTACAGGATATGCCCTTCTTGCCCTTTCCAATTTTTCATCATCTATATCTGTGATCACTAATAAACTTGGTTTTTGGGGCCCATTTATAAAATAATCCAAAAATCCTAATCCCATGGGGCCTGCTCCCCCTAATATTGCTAATTTTCCGCCCCTTTTTATTCCCATAATATGCTCATAACTGTTTTCTTTTGTATGATACTGAGCATTTACAGCTCCTACGATGCAAGAGAGAGGTTCCACAAGGGAACCTTTAAAAAAAGAATCTCCCTCATAAATCAAAAGACAGTTTTGTTCCATAACTTCC
This genomic interval from Dictyoglomus sp. contains the following:
- a CDS encoding D-lyxose/D-mannose family sugar isomerase: MKRSEYERARKKALEYFEKAHIVLTEEEKNKIEVADFGLGRLDEIGLELLVYVNTDRVCAKELVLFPRQICPEHRHPPIGKEEGKEETFRCRWGKVYLYVEGEPTKNPKAIIPEDKKQYFTVWHEIELNPGEQYTLPPNTLHWFQAGDEGAVISEFSTKNTDEYDIFTDPEIKRIPIIED
- a CDS encoding class II aldolase/adducin family protein — encoded protein: MSLMDKNMAKRELVEIGRKIAEKGLVVGPGGNTSVRLQDLVYMKASGVSFEYAEEEDYIGVDLNTGEVIEGSKRPTSEIWLHLECYKVRKDIGAVVHTHPPFSIAYAFQNESLKPFTPDMVALIGSEIPVIEYVVPGGKDFAFAVGKVIKNHNGVLIKNHGLVTVGSNLKEAYYRTLLIEEGIKTIIFAKLLGNMVFFTREQIEEINNLEAEKYRKKLLKGGFGDEEE
- a CDS encoding sugar phosphate isomerase/epimerase, whose protein sequence is MEKKKVFLDIGINGAFLTRRWENPENFIKLTKELGYDYHSFCSDVLDPFFSGDEEYQRETAEKIRKYAEKYNVIIWDYYTGMATHRFHGLSHSDERVRKRMKEWIIRAIDLARIMGASYIGGHWDAIPVEVLEDEEETKKRVKNVYKEFRELSLIVKEKGLLGISNEQMYIPSEKPWTLEEAEEFLIQVNKDNNGAPVYITIDVGHQAGMHYGLNGESLLYTEWLKKYAVFSPIIHLQQTTQESSSHWPFTKDYNQKGQVKIEEVLAAIKYSYENYKNNSVSYYLKPVEKIILVVEVIPSSTKTEWDLLRELKETAEYLRSYIPKGGIYYEFDG
- the srlD gene encoding sorbitol-6-phosphate dehydrogenase, with amino-acid sequence MRLKDKVAIVTGGAQGLGEALCYRLAKEGCFVTVADIKYGKAQEVAERIVKEYERPAMAVKCDVTKEEDVKDMVEKTVERYKRLDIMIANAGILIAHDITEFPLEDWKKVIDVNLTGYFLCARESAKVMVKQRSGVIIQINSKSGKKGSFRNCAYSASKFGGIGLTQSIALDLAPYNVRVVAVCPGDLLDSPLWRDSLYDQYAKRWGISKEEVRERYLKQIPLGRACTYDDVANVVVFLASDEASYITGDAVNVTGGVEMR
- a CDS encoding zinc-binding dehydrogenase, translated to MSIETIALRMYGKMDLRLERFELPDIKEDEILAEIISDTSCPSTYKEITQGSDHPRVPKDIDKNPIIVGHEMAGRILKVGEKWKGKYEEGQKFTIQPALLYEGGPVGVLSAPGYSYKYLGGLATRVIIPREVMEQNCLLIYEGDSFFKGSLVEPLSCIVGAVNAQYHTKENSYEHIMGIKRGGKLAILGGAGPMGLGFLDYFINGPQKPSLLVITDIDDEKLERARRAYPVELAREKGIDLRFVNPLKDESYKKIKYDDIFVLYPSSNLVEEADFLLDRDGCMNFFAGPTDHNFSAKINFFKIHYDKHHIVATSGGNADDMWYALDLVSKGILNPSPMITHVGGINSARDLLLNFPKIPGGKKLIYTHLNFPLIDIDDLERLSYEGEKELCSIYKDLYEIVKKNGGWWCSEAEEYLLSQDHLKIRI